The following nucleotide sequence is from Streptomyces bathyalis.
GAGCCTGTGGGCATACCGGACGGCGTGCCCCGTGACGAGTTCTACTTCCTCGCCTACCGCCAGTTCGTCGCCGCGCAGGCCAGCTTCCCGAACGCGCGGCAGCTCTCCCGTGCCCTGCACGAGCGGCACGGCGTGACCAACGTCGACGGATCGCTCCTCAGCGAGGCCTATCTGCGCACCTACATGCGGGAGTTCAAGGAGCGCTACAACACGGAGATGGGGCTCGCGGGCTGAACGCCCCGCTCAGGGCAGCCCCGCGTCACGCGCCCAGCAGCTTGCGCACGCGGTCCGACCCCACCGCCAGCAGCAGCGTCGGCAGCCTCGGCCCCGTCTCGCTGCCCACGAGCAGCTTGTAGACGAGCGCGAAGAACGACCGCTGCGCCACCTTCAGTTCGGGCGTCGGCTTGGCGTCCGGATCGATGCCCGCCTGCACCTTCGGCACCCCGTAGACGAGCTGCGTCAGGCCTTCGAGCGACCAGTGGTCCTCCAGCCCGTCCAGCAGCAGACGCAGCGACTCGCGCTGCTCGTCCTCCAGCGACTCCAGCAGCACCGTGTCGGGCTCGTCCCGTACCCGCGTGCGCTGCTCCGCCGGGACCTGTGTGGTGATCCAGCGCTGCGCGCGGTCCAGGCGCGGGCGGACCTCGTCGAGGGAGCGCACGGGACGCTCAGGATCCAGTTCGCTCAGAATCCGCAGCGTCTGCTGGTCGTTCCCCGCGGTCACGTCCACCACGGACGCGAGCGTGCGGTACGGCAGCGGGCGCGGCGTCGAGGGCAGCGGCCCGGCGGCCGTGGAGGAGGCGCGCAGATGCGCGGCAAGGTCCGCGGGCTGCGCGGTGCCGGCCGCGATCTTGCGCTCCAGGGCGTCCCACTCGTCGTAGGTGCGCTGGATCTCCTGGTCGAAGGCGACCTTGAAGGACTGGTTCGGCCGGCGGCGCGCGTAGAGCCACCGCAGCAGCGGAGCCTCCATGATCCCGAGCGCGTCGGCCGGCGTGGGCACACCGCCCTTCGACGACGACATCTTCGCCATGCCGCTGATCCCCACGAACGCGTACATCGGGCCGATGGGCTGCTCGGCGCCGAAGATCTCCTTCACGAGCTGCCCGCCGACGACGAAGGACGATCCGGGCGACTGGTGGTCGACGCCGCTGGGCTCGAAGATCACGCCCTCGTACGCCCAGCGCATCGGCCAGTCGACCTTCCACACCAGCTTGCCGTGGTCGAACTCGCGCAGCAGCACGGTCTCGCTGTGCCCGCAGCTGCCGCAGGTGTACGTCAGCTCGGTCGTCGCGTCGTCGTAGGCCGTGACCGTGGTGGTGTCACGCTCGCAGGCCGTGCAGTACGGCTTGTACGGGTAGTACGCGCCGCCGCCCGCACCCGAGCCGTCGTCCTCGGCAGCGGCGCCCGAGCCCTCTTCGGCCTCGATCTCCGCGGCGTCCGGTTCGCTCTGCTTCTGCTTCTTCCCGCCGGAGGCGGAGGCGGCCTTGTCGAGCGTGCGGTAGCGGTCCAGCACCGCGTCGATGCGCTCCCGTTCGCGCATGGCGAAAAGGATCTGCTCGCGGTACGCGCCGGAGGTGTACATCTCCGTCTGGCTGATGCCCCGGTACTCGACGCCGAGCTCGGCGAGCGAGTCCGCCATCGCCGCCTTGAAGTGCTCGCCCCAGCTTCCGTGCGGGCTGCCGGGCGGCGCCGGCACGGAGGTCAGGGGCTTGCCGATGTGCTCGTCCCAGGAGGCGTCGACGCCCTCGACGCCGGCGGGCACCTTCCGGAACCGGTCGTAGTCGTCCCAGGAGATGATGTGCTCGCACGCCACGCCACGACGCTTGATCTCGTCGGCGACCAGGTGCGGCACCATCACCTCGCGCAGGTTGCCCAGGTGGATCGGGCCGGACGGTGAGAGCCCGGACGCGCAGACGACTGGTTTCCCGGGCGCGCGACGCTCCGCTTCGGCGATGACGTCATCGGCGATGCGGGAGACCCAGTCGGTCTCGACGGCGGTCTGAGGCACGTCCGGCACTTCCTTCTCTCTGCGCTGCCATGTCTGCGGGGCCCATTCTCCCACTGCGCCGAGCACGGTTTCACGGGGCTTATGGCAAGGAAGCCCGGGCGTCCACGCCAGGGAGGAATCGACTCCTGAGGTCGGCGGGGCGTACGGCCGTCGTGTCGCTGTATCGCAGGTCAGGGCGATTGCCAGTGGCCTCAGCCAGGTTCGCGGGGTGAAGCCGGTCGTGCACGTGAAGCTTCTTCCGTCGCCGGAACAAGCAGCGGCTGGAGGCAATCGTGCCTGCGGGGGACCTGGGCAAGCCCGCATCCGAGCGGCGAGTGAAAGCCGGGTCGAAGCCGATCACCTTCCGCAGCCAGGCAGCTCAGCCCTTTGACGACCGGTGTTCGTCGTGGCAGCACGACGCATGCACGGTGAGTGTCTGGACGGTTCCAGGACGGCTGCGCGGTTTCCTTACGCGAGCCGGGTCGCAAGCCAGGCGCACGCGCTCGGCCGACCGCAGGCTTGCGCGCACGACCCGGCTTGCAGCGACCGGGCGGACCAGCCCCGACCCTTCAGGGCCGGGAAGTTGACACGTAATACCGCGGCGACGGCCGGGGGGCCCGCGTGAAATACTCGTATTCCGACCCAACACCCACGTACGGAACGGCTCGCATTCATGCCCTCGGTCCCGTCGCTCGCCGCCACGCTCCACAAGCGCCTCGCGGAGGCCCTCTCGGCTGCCCTGCCGGAGGACACTCCCGGAGAGTGGATCGACCCCATGCTGCGACGCAGCGACAGGGCTGACTTCCAGGCCAACGGCGTCCTCGCGCTCGCGAAGCGCGTCAAGGCCAACCCGCGTGATCTGGCGGGCAAGGTCGTGGAAAGTCTGCCGCCGAACGAGGAGATCGCCTCCGCCGAGGTCTCGGGCCCCGGCTTCCTCAACATCGACGTCACCGACGCCGCCGTCCTCCGCAATCTCGCGGCCCGGCGCGACGACGAGCGGCTGGGCGTCCCGTACGGCGAGCAGCCCGGCACCACGGTGATCGACTACTCGCAGCCGAACGTGGCGAAGGAGATGCACGTCGGCCATCTGCGCTCGACGGTCATCGGTGACGCGATCACCCAGATCCTGGAACACCAGGGCGAGAAGGTGATCCGGCGCCACCACATCGGAGACTGGGGCACCCAGTTCGGCATGCTCATCCAGTACCTGGTCGAGCACCCGCACGAGCTGGACCACGAGTCGGACTCGGCCGACGCCAAGGACGAGGGCGAGGCCGCGATGACGCGCCTCAACCGGCTCTACAAGTCCGCCTATTCGGTCTTCGAGACGGACGAGGAGTTCAAGGCGCGGGCCCGGGACCGGGTGGTCTCGCTCCAGTCCGGCGACGAGGAGTCCCTCGCTCTCTGGCACAAGATCGTCGACGAGTCCAAGACGTACTTCCAGGGCGTCTACGAGGTGCTCGACGTCGAGATCCGGGACGAGGACATCGTCGGCGAGAGCGCCTACAACGACGGTCTGCAGGCCGTGGTGAAGGATCTGGAGTCCTCCGGCGTCGCGGTGCGCTCCGAGGGCGCCCTGTGCGTCTTCTTCGACGACGTGAAGGGCCCCGACGGCACGCCCACACCGCTGATCGTGCAGAAGTCCAACGGCGGCTTCGGCTACGCCGCGACCGACCTCGCCGCGATCCGGGACCGCATCGGCGAACTCGGCGCCGACACCGTCCTGTACGTCGTGGACGCCCGGCAGGCCCTGCACTTCCGCATGGTCTTCGAGACCGCGCAGCGTGCCGGCTGGCTCCCCGAGGGCGCGGCCCGGCAGCTCGCCTTCGGCACGGTCCTCGGCAAGGACGGCAAGCCGTTCAAGACGCGGGCCGGCGCGTCGGTGCGGCTGGTGGACCTGCTGGAGGAGGCGACGCAGCGCGCGGCCCTCGTCGTACGGGAGAAGGCCCAGGACCTCAGCGAGGACGAGATCCAGGAGCGGGCCGCCCAGGTCGGCATCGGCGCGGTCAAGTACGCGGACCTGTCCAACTCGATGACGCGCGACTACGTCTTCGACCTGGACCGGATGGTCTCCCTCCAGGGCGACACGAGCGTGTATCTCCAGTACGCCTACGCGCGCATCCAGTCCATCTTCCGCAAGGCGGGCGGCGAGAAGCCACAGGTGCACCCGACGCTGGAACTCGAGCCGCCGGAACGCGCGTTGGCGCTGCACCTGGACGAGTTCGGCGACACCCTGGCGGCTGTGGCCGAGAGCTACGAGCCGCACAAGCTGGCCGCGTACCTGTATGAACTGGCCACGCTCTACAGCCCGTTCTACGAGAACTGCCCGGTGCTGAAGGCGGAGACGCCGCAGCTGGTGCAGAACCGGCTGTTCCTGTGCGACCTCACGGCCCGCACGCTCCGCCAGGGCATGTCGCTGCTCGGCATCCGCACGCCCGAGCGGCTCTGAGAACGCGCCGCCCCGGCCGGCCGACGGCCGGGGCGGAGGCGGCCGGCCGACGGCCGGGGCGGAGGCGTTCCTGCTGTGCGAAATGCTTCAGCTGTAGGGAAGGTTGTCGCCCTGGTGGCCTCCGCCACCGCCCATCTGGGCCTTGTACTTCCACTGGTTGCTGTAAGGGTCCACGCCGGCGGCGACCCGTCCATCCGCGCTCAGACCGGTCCCCCGCTTCCTCCGCCTGGAGACGACGGCGGCCATGCCGATGAGAAGCGCTACGCAGACAACCAACGCGACGAACACGACCATCTGTTCATTCCCCCTGGGTACTTCTTGGTCCTTGGTCGTTCCGGACTCTTCACCACGCGTTCCCGGCGGCGGCGAGGCCGAAAGCTGATCTGAGGCAGATCAGAGGTTCCATTTGTGACGATTCCTCTCGGTCCTTGGTCCGTGAGGAGCTCGATGGCTCGGGACGGAAAGGTCCACCTCCGTGGATCGGCGACCGCCCCGACGTGCGCCCTCGGGGCTCGCCACACCGGTGAGACCCGGCCGGTGCAGCGGCCGAACCTGTTACCCCGCGTCATTTCCCGGGCGGCGGGAGTCGGTACAGGTGGGTCGCGCCGTCGAAGGTGGCCGCCAGTTGGTCGCCGTCCGGGCTCAGGGCCACTTCGTCGATGTAGTCGTACGTTTTGATGGGTGAGACGTCCATCTTCCGGCACTGACTGTCCCAGAGGAGCACGGCCTTTTTCCGGGTGGCGATGAACCGTGTGCCGTGGGCGTCGATTCGTGGCATCGCCGATTCACCTCGGATTGTGCATCGGAGTTTGCCGCTCTTCAGGTCGCGCACCTCGGTTCTGTAATCGCGTTCCGAGCGAATGACAGACCTTATGAGTGTTTTCCTGTCATTCACGGCCGAGAGATCGCTCTCAAGCGACACTCCCCCCGGGGCCTTCAGGAGGGACTCCTTTCCTGCATCCACTTCCCGCGACAGCAGCTCCTCCCGCTCAGTCGCCATCATCAGGTAGCGACCCCCCGTGCTCAATATCACCTTGGCGGTGGGTGGTTCAGGGCCGTTCACGGGTTGAGGCGACCTCAGTCTCGCAGGACCGTTCCACGGAACTTCCCACGCCCTCGAGATGGGCTCGTCACTGCCCATATTGGGCTCGAGTAACACCGCGCCCTTCTCGCCCGTAGCAATTCCGCCGCCCTCATAAACGGGCGGTGCGTTAAGCCTCCCTGCCGTGACCCCTTCTCCCGTTTCGGTGTTCCACCGTCGCACAATTTTCTGGTCGTCAACCGTAATGAGGACGTGCTGTCCCGGTGGCCCGAACGCCATTGCCTCGACGTTGCCGGTGGGCAAGGTCGTGCGAGAGGTGTCCTCGGTCAGGGTCTGGTTGACGAGGAGGGCGCCTGTCGCGAACACGGATACGGCGGCGGCAAATTGGAGGCGGCGTCGGCGGACGATCCGGGTTTGGAGGACCGGTTCACGATCTTGTGCCAGGGAGCGGCCGGCGAGACGTTCTTGTAGGCGGATGTGGCGGAATTGGTACTGGCCGCCGGACTGGCGCAGCAGTTGGCGCTCTCGGGCGTCGGCCAGGAACCGGGTGTAGCGCCAGGGCAGTTGGCCCTTTATCGCGAGGACGAGGTGGAGCAGGGCGAATCGTGGCCAGGCTCGGGAGAGGAGGATCAGAAGGGCGAGTACGGCACCGGGCAGCGCGGTGACAGCAAGTGTCGGCAGGAGCCGGTCGTAGATGCCCGTCTCGATGGCCGTCTGGGAGGCGGCTTCGGTCAGGGACATCTTCGATTCCCCGGTCAGCGCCAGGACCGCGATGAGCGCGGTGGAGGCGGCTGCGCACAGCAGCGGGAAACCTGTGATCCCGAGGACGGTTCCGGCTAAGCCCGCACCCAGTACGGACGAGCTGCGGTCCTGGTTCAGCAGTCCCATGGGGGTGGTGCGAGTGGAGTGCTGGGGTGGGGTGTTGAACCAGTTGCGGACGGCGAAGGCCAGACCGATGGCGGTCGCGGCGCCCACGGCGACTGCGGTCAACCGGACGGAGAAGACCAGTGCCGTTGGAGACCATTGATCGCCGGCGGTCACGAGGACGCCGGCGGAGCCAAGCAGGGTTACGGCTACGAGCGATGTCAGGGCGAAGCCGGTGCGGAATCCGCTGCGCAGCCGGTCCAGGGAGCCGCGTAGGGCGAAGGATATGCGGCCCGGTGACTGGTCCGGTGCCCCGTACCAGGTGAGCATCACCAAGACCGCCACCGTCACGCCGGTCCAGACGGGCCAATCGATCTGGTGCAAGTGGGCCGCCTTCTGCGCCGCTGTCACGGCAAGCAGGAAGATCAGCCCGACCCCGATGCCGATCAGGAGTCCTGTCCAGCGGGAGAGGAGGCGGCGGCTCATGCGCCACCACGCTAGGTCCCGTTCACGGTGCTGGTGAAGGTACGTGGCCAGGAACGTCAGCCACCGCTCCGCCTTCTGTGACTCCTCCTGCCACCTGCTGTCCGTCTGCTGGGGGAGGGTGCCGGGCGGTGGGGCGTATGCGGCGGGAATGGTGTGGTCGACGAGGTGGTCTTCGATGGCGTGCCGGCCGTCGAAGTCGAGGAGTTCGCGCGGGTCCCGGTCGCAGTTGCGGTAGACGCCCCGTGCGAGGGAGAGCGCCAGCGGGGTGGACAGCGCGGTGGCCACCTGCCCGTCGGGACGTTGCCGCAGTTGGGCGTAGACCGGTTCCCAGTCCACCCCGTCCGGCCAGTTGACCTCGGTCAGGTAGGCGATGGTGTCCGCCACGGACACCGGCGCCACCTCGACCACCGGCGCTCGGCGAAGTGGGGGTGAGCCGCCCTCGATCACGTCCTGGTACTCGACTGAGCGGCAGGTCACCACGACGCCGCGACCATCGCCGCAGGCCTCGTTGAGACCCCGTACGGCGTTCCGGCGGGCCGCTTCGGGTATCTCGTCGAGCCCGTCGAGGACGGGCAGCAGCATCCGCCGGTTCAGCAGGAGGCGCGGGACCTGCGGTTGTCCGCCGTAGTAGGAGGTGGCCAGGGTGCCGACGATCCAGTCGTCCAGCGATTCGCTGACCGGGTCCCAGCCCGAGACGGACAGCAATACGGGGACGGGGGTGTGCGAGTCGCGGTCGGCCAACAGGCCGAGCGTCAGCATGATGGCCAGGACGGTCTTTCCGGCCCCCGGCTCTCCAAGGACCACCAGCCTGCTGCTGGGCACTTGCCGAAAGCCGGCCGCCAGCTGGGAAGCGGCGCGGTGGAAGTTCCCTTCCAGGCGCCCTTCGAGGGAGAGCCGCGTGACGCGCCCGGCCTGAGGCCCGACGACGGTCTCGGTCGGGGCGGTCACCGGTCGGGCGGTGGCCGCCCAGGACAGCGGGATCACTGCCGGGTCCCGCAACTGACGGTGCTCGACCTCGTCCGACCACTGCTCCCGCACCGTGGCCGCCAACTGGTCGGCGGCTTCGGCCGCGTCCGGCGGGGGTGGGCGCGGGGGAAGGAGCTGGGCGACCGCCGCCGCGAACGACCACAACCCGGCGAACATGCTCACGACACCGACCAGTTCCGCCTCAGCCTGTTCATTGGCCGTGAACAGCGCCCATGCCAGGTGGAGCGACACGTAGGTGAATAAGGCGAACAGGATGAGCCGCGGCCAGCGGCGCCGCGCATGCTCGGGAATTCGTATCACCCGCAACACAGTGCCATGCACGTGTCCCAGATCACTAAACGGGCCTGCGCGCGCCGTAACCGCCCAAAGGGAGTCGGATACGCGTCAGTTCCGAGCCCGCGGGCGGCTAACTCGCGGCAAAGCCCGTGAACGCACTCCAACTCGCCGCGCTGAACGCCAGTTGAGGACCGGCGATGTCCTTCGAGTCCCGCACGCGGACCCTGCCGGGGGCAACGGCCGCGACCTCGACGCACTCCGGGCCGTCGTTGCTGCTGTAGCTGCTCCTGACCCATTCGGGCGTGGAGCTGTTCTCGGCAACGGACTTGAGTGTCATGTGTCTCCCAAGGCTCTTGCGACCAGGGCCAGGGACTCACTGGGTGTAAGCGCCTGCGCACGGATGATCCCATACCGCATCTCCAGGAGCTGGACTTCCTTCGGATCGGAGATCAGGCGGTTGGTGAGCTGGACTTCGGTGTGCCCCACCGCCGTACCACCCCTGAGCTTCAGCAGTTGGAACGGTCCGCCCATGCCTGCATGGTCGTCGCGGGCCGTAGGCATCACCTGGATGTTCACGTTCCGCAACTGACCCACCTCCAGCAGGCGTTGGAGCTGCCGCCTGAGCACAGCGCGACCTCCGACGGGCCGGTGGAGCGTGACCTCCTCCTGGACGAAGGTGAGCATCGGGGCGGTGCTGCCGCTGATGACCGCCTGCCGGGCCATGCGGGCGGCAACCTGCTGGTCGACCTCGTCGTCCCGTAGGCGGGCTTCCTCATCAGGAACAACGCCCGTGCGTACTCCTCCGTCTGAAGCAGCCCGTGCAT
It contains:
- a CDS encoding DUF397 domain-containing protein; this translates as MTLKSVAENSSTPEWVRSSYSSNDGPECVEVAAVAPGRVRVRDSKDIAGPQLAFSAASWSAFTGFAAS
- the lysS gene encoding lysine--tRNA ligase, whose product is MPQTAVETDWVSRIADDVIAEAERRAPGKPVVCASGLSPSGPIHLGNLREVMVPHLVADEIKRRGVACEHIISWDDYDRFRKVPAGVEGVDASWDEHIGKPLTSVPAPPGSPHGSWGEHFKAAMADSLAELGVEYRGISQTEMYTSGAYREQILFAMRERERIDAVLDRYRTLDKAASASGGKKQKQSEPDAAEIEAEEGSGAAAEDDGSGAGGGAYYPYKPYCTACERDTTTVTAYDDATTELTYTCGSCGHSETVLLREFDHGKLVWKVDWPMRWAYEGVIFEPSGVDHQSPGSSFVVGGQLVKEIFGAEQPIGPMYAFVGISGMAKMSSSKGGVPTPADALGIMEAPLLRWLYARRRPNQSFKVAFDQEIQRTYDEWDALERKIAAGTAQPADLAAHLRASSTAAGPLPSTPRPLPYRTLASVVDVTAGNDQQTLRILSELDPERPVRSLDEVRPRLDRAQRWITTQVPAEQRTRVRDEPDTVLLESLEDEQRESLRLLLDGLEDHWSLEGLTQLVYGVPKVQAGIDPDAKPTPELKVAQRSFFALVYKLLVGSETGPRLPTLLLAVGSDRVRKLLGA
- the argS gene encoding arginine--tRNA ligase, producing the protein MPSVPSLAATLHKRLAEALSAALPEDTPGEWIDPMLRRSDRADFQANGVLALAKRVKANPRDLAGKVVESLPPNEEIASAEVSGPGFLNIDVTDAAVLRNLAARRDDERLGVPYGEQPGTTVIDYSQPNVAKEMHVGHLRSTVIGDAITQILEHQGEKVIRRHHIGDWGTQFGMLIQYLVEHPHELDHESDSADAKDEGEAAMTRLNRLYKSAYSVFETDEEFKARARDRVVSLQSGDEESLALWHKIVDESKTYFQGVYEVLDVEIRDEDIVGESAYNDGLQAVVKDLESSGVAVRSEGALCVFFDDVKGPDGTPTPLIVQKSNGGFGYAATDLAAIRDRIGELGADTVLYVVDARQALHFRMVFETAQRAGWLPEGAARQLAFGTVLGKDGKPFKTRAGASVRLVDLLEEATQRAALVVREKAQDLSEDEIQERAAQVGIGAVKYADLSNSMTRDYVFDLDRMVSLQGDTSVYLQYAYARIQSIFRKAGGEKPQVHPTLELEPPERALALHLDEFGDTLAAVAESYEPHKLAAYLYELATLYSPFYENCPVLKAETPQLVQNRLFLCDLTARTLRQGMSLLGIRTPERL
- a CDS encoding NACHT domain-containing protein, with translation MIRIPEHARRRWPRLILFALFTYVSLHLAWALFTANEQAEAELVGVVSMFAGLWSFAAAVAQLLPPRPPPPDAAEAADQLAATVREQWSDEVEHRQLRDPAVIPLSWAATARPVTAPTETVVGPQAGRVTRLSLEGRLEGNFHRAASQLAAGFRQVPSSRLVVLGEPGAGKTVLAIMLTLGLLADRDSHTPVPVLLSVSGWDPVSESLDDWIVGTLATSYYGGQPQVPRLLLNRRMLLPVLDGLDEIPEAARRNAVRGLNEACGDGRGVVVTCRSVEYQDVIEGGSPPLRRAPVVEVAPVSVADTIAYLTEVNWPDGVDWEPVYAQLRQRPDGQVATALSTPLALSLARGVYRNCDRDPRELLDFDGRHAIEDHLVDHTIPAAYAPPPGTLPQQTDSRWQEESQKAERWLTFLATYLHQHRERDLAWWRMSRRLLSRWTGLLIGIGVGLIFLLAVTAAQKAAHLHQIDWPVWTGVTVAVLVMLTWYGAPDQSPGRISFALRGSLDRLRSGFRTGFALTSLVAVTLLGSAGVLVTAGDQWSPTALVFSVRLTAVAVGAATAIGLAFAVRNWFNTPPQHSTRTTPMGLLNQDRSSSVLGAGLAGTVLGITGFPLLCAAASTALIAVLALTGESKMSLTEAASQTAIETGIYDRLLPTLAVTALPGAVLALLILLSRAWPRFALLHLVLAIKGQLPWRYTRFLADARERQLLRQSGGQYQFRHIRLQERLAGRSLAQDREPVLQTRIVRRRRLQFAAAVSVFATGALLVNQTLTEDTSRTTLPTGNVEAMAFGPPGQHVLITVDDQKIVRRWNTETGEGVTAGRLNAPPVYEGGGIATGEKGAVLLEPNMGSDEPISRAWEVPWNGPARLRSPQPVNGPEPPTAKVILSTGGRYLMMATEREELLSREVDAGKESLLKAPGGVSLESDLSAVNDRKTLIRSVIRSERDYRTEVRDLKSGKLRCTIRGESAMPRIDAHGTRFIATRKKAVLLWDSQCRKMDVSPIKTYDYIDEVALSPDGDQLAATFDGATHLYRLPPPGK